Proteins encoded together in one Stutzerimonas stutzeri window:
- a CDS encoding YkgJ family cysteine cluster protein, translated as MDCRPGCGACCIAPSISSPIPGMPLGKSAGERCVQLSADFLCLLFGDPRRPAVCSAFSADPVCCGESRADAIRLLGWLEQATA; from the coding sequence ATGGATTGTCGCCCCGGTTGCGGTGCCTGCTGCATCGCGCCTTCCATCAGCTCACCTATCCCCGGTATGCCGCTCGGTAAAAGTGCTGGGGAACGCTGTGTTCAATTAAGCGCTGACTTTCTCTGTTTGCTGTTCGGTGATCCGCGGCGGCCGGCCGTGTGCTCGGCTTTTTCGGCTGACCCTGTTTGTTGTGGGGAAAGCAGGGCGGACGCAATTCGTCTTCTTGGCTGGCTGGAGCAGGCGACGGCGTAG
- the gltA gene encoding citrate synthase, translating into MADKKAQLIIEGAAPVELPVLTGTVGPDVIDVRSLTSTGHFTFDPGFMSTASCESKITYIDGDKGILLHRGYPIEQLAEKSDYLETCYLLLNGELPTAEQKAQFVSTVKNHTMVHEQLKSFLNGFRRDAHPMAIMCGVVGALSAFYHDSLDINDPHHREISAVRLVAKMPTIAAMVYKYSIGQPLMYPRNDLSYSENFLHMMFNTPCEIKPISPVLAKAMDRIFILHADHEQNASTSTVRLAGSTGANPFACIAAGIAALWGPAHGGANEAVLTMLDEIGDVSNVEKFLAKAKDKNDPFKLMGFGHRVYKNFDPRAKVMKQTCDEVLGELGINDPQLDLAMKLEEIALNDPYFAERNLYPNVDFYSGIILKAIGIPTSMFTVIFALARTVGWISHWKEMIASGQKIGRPRQLYTGHAKRDLPR; encoded by the coding sequence ATGGCTGACAAGAAAGCGCAGTTGATCATCGAGGGCGCTGCCCCCGTCGAACTGCCCGTTTTAACCGGTACCGTAGGGCCTGATGTAATTGACGTACGAAGCCTGACCTCCACGGGTCACTTCACCTTCGATCCCGGCTTCATGTCGACCGCCTCTTGCGAGTCCAAGATCACCTACATCGATGGCGACAAGGGCATCCTGCTGCATCGCGGCTATCCGATCGAGCAGCTGGCAGAGAAATCCGACTATCTGGAAACCTGCTACCTGCTGCTGAACGGGGAACTGCCGACCGCCGAACAGAAGGCACAGTTCGTCAGCACCGTGAAGAACCACACCATGGTTCACGAGCAGCTGAAGTCCTTCCTCAATGGTTTCCGTCGTGACGCCCACCCCATGGCCATCATGTGTGGCGTTGTCGGCGCGCTTTCAGCCTTCTACCACGATTCGCTGGACATCAACGACCCGCACCACCGCGAAATTTCCGCGGTGCGCCTGGTCGCCAAGATGCCAACCATCGCCGCGATGGTTTACAAGTACTCGATCGGTCAGCCGCTGATGTACCCGCGCAACGACCTGAGCTACTCGGAAAACTTCCTGCACATGATGTTCAACACCCCGTGCGAGATCAAACCGATCAGCCCGGTGTTGGCCAAGGCAATGGATCGCATCTTCATCCTGCACGCCGACCATGAGCAGAACGCCTCCACCTCCACCGTACGCCTGGCAGGCTCCACCGGCGCCAACCCATTTGCCTGCATCGCGGCCGGCATCGCCGCCCTGTGGGGACCGGCTCACGGCGGTGCGAACGAAGCCGTACTCACCATGCTGGACGAGATTGGCGACGTATCGAACGTCGAGAAGTTCCTGGCCAAGGCCAAGGACAAGAACGATCCGTTCAAGCTGATGGGCTTCGGACATCGCGTCTACAAGAACTTCGACCCGCGCGCCAAGGTCATGAAGCAGACCTGCGACGAGGTTCTGGGCGAGCTGGGCATCAATGACCCGCAACTGGATCTGGCCATGAAGCTGGAAGAGATTGCCCTCAACGATCCTTACTTCGCTGAGCGCAACCTGTACCCGAACGTGGACTTCTACTCGGGCATCATCCTCAAGGCCATCGGCATTCCGACCAGCATGTTCACCGTCATCTTCGCCCTGGCGCGCACTGTCGGCTGGATCTCTCACTGGAAAGAAATGATCGCATCCGGCCAGAAGATTGGTCGTCCGCGTCAGCTGTACACCGGCCACGCCAAGCGCGATCTGCCGCGTTAA
- the sdhC gene encoding succinate dehydrogenase, cytochrome b556 subunit — MKKAVKSQRPVNLDLRTIKLPITAYTSILHRVSGVILFVGIALLLLALDTSLSSPEGFEEVRAYLGSPLAKLVSWALLSALLYHLVAGVRHLIMDSGHGETLEGGKLGSKVVIAVSAVLIVLAGVWIW, encoded by the coding sequence GTGAAAAAAGCCGTGAAAAGCCAACGACCTGTAAACCTAGATCTTAGGACAATAAAACTCCCCATCACTGCTTACACGTCGATTCTCCACCGTGTATCCGGTGTCATCCTGTTCGTCGGTATCGCCTTGCTGCTGCTCGCGCTCGATACCTCGCTGTCTTCTCCGGAAGGCTTCGAGGAGGTCCGTGCGTACCTGGGTAGCCCTCTGGCCAAGCTGGTGAGCTGGGCGTTGCTGTCCGCACTGCTGTACCACCTTGTGGCGGGTGTTCGTCACCTGATCATGGATTCTGGCCATGGTGAGACGCTGGAAGGCGGCAAGCTGGGCTCGAAAGTCGTAATCGCCGTATCGGCGGTGCTGATCGTTCTGGCGGGAGTGTGGATATGGTAA
- the sdhD gene encoding succinate dehydrogenase, hydrophobic membrane anchor protein yields the protein MVTNVTNFSRSGLYDWMAQRVSAVVLAAYFLFLLGYLIANPGLEYTQWHALFSANWMRIFSLLALVALSVHAWVGMWTISTDYLTNMAIGKWATGVRFLFQAVCGIAMFTFFVWGVQILWGI from the coding sequence ATGGTAACCAATGTCACCAACTTTTCGCGCTCGGGTCTGTACGACTGGATGGCGCAGCGCGTTTCTGCAGTGGTTCTTGCGGCTTATTTTCTGTTCCTGCTTGGGTACCTGATCGCGAACCCGGGACTGGAGTACACCCAGTGGCACGCGCTGTTCTCGGCCAACTGGATGCGCATCTTCAGCCTGCTGGCTCTGGTCGCCCTGAGTGTGCACGCGTGGGTAGGCATGTGGACGATCTCCACCGACTACCTGACCAACATGGCGATCGGTAAGTGGGCTACCGGCGTTCGTTTCCTGTTCCAGGCGGTGTGTGGCATTGCCATGTTCACCTTCTTCGTCTGGGGCGTGCAGATTCTTTGGGGTATCTGA
- the sdhA gene encoding succinate dehydrogenase flavoprotein subunit, whose protein sequence is MANIRTLSFDAIIVGGGGAGMRAALQLSQSGHKTAVVTKVFPTRSHTVSAQGGITCAIASADPNDDWRWHMYDTVKGSDYIGDQDAIEYMCSVGPEAVFELEHMGLPFSRTEQGRIYQRPFGGQSKDFGKGGQAARTCAAADRTGHALLHTLYQGNLKNDTVFLNEWYAVDLVKNQDGAVVGVIAICIETGETVYIRSKATVLATGGAGRIYASTTNALINTGDGVGMALRAGVPVQDIEMWQFHPTGIAGAGVLVTEGCRGEGGYLINKHGERFMERYAPNAKDLAGRDVVARSMVKEILAGNGCGPDGDHVMLKLDHLGEEVLHSRLPGICELSKTFAHVDPVVAPVPVVPTCHYMMGGIATNIHGQAITQDANGNDKIIDGLFAVGEVACVSVHGANRLGGNSLLDLVVFGRAAGLHLEKALKEGIEHRGASETDLDVALGRLAGINERSTGEDVAPLRKELQSCMQNYFGVFRTGEYMQKGIAQLVDLRQRIANVKISDKSQAFNTARIEALELQNLLEVAEATAIAAEHRKESRGAHAREDFEERDDENWLCHTLYFPGDKRVAKRAVNFAPKTVPAFEPKVRTY, encoded by the coding sequence ATGGCTAACATTCGTACGCTTTCTTTTGATGCCATCATCGTCGGTGGCGGTGGCGCCGGTATGCGCGCGGCGCTGCAGCTGTCCCAGTCCGGTCACAAGACTGCTGTGGTCACCAAGGTTTTCCCGACTCGTTCGCACACCGTTTCCGCTCAGGGCGGCATCACCTGCGCCATCGCTTCGGCCGACCCGAACGATGACTGGCGCTGGCACATGTACGATACCGTCAAGGGCTCCGACTACATCGGTGACCAGGACGCTATCGAGTACATGTGTTCCGTAGGCCCTGAGGCGGTGTTCGAGCTCGAGCACATGGGGTTGCCGTTCTCCCGTACCGAGCAGGGTCGCATCTATCAGCGCCCGTTCGGTGGGCAGTCCAAGGACTTCGGTAAGGGTGGCCAGGCCGCTCGTACCTGTGCCGCTGCAGACCGTACCGGTCACGCACTGCTGCACACTCTTTATCAGGGCAACCTGAAGAACGACACCGTGTTCCTCAACGAGTGGTACGCGGTCGACCTGGTGAAGAACCAGGACGGCGCAGTCGTTGGTGTCATCGCCATCTGCATCGAAACCGGCGAAACCGTCTACATCCGTTCCAAGGCTACCGTGCTTGCCACTGGTGGCGCTGGTCGCATCTATGCATCGACCACCAACGCCCTGATCAACACCGGTGACGGTGTAGGTATGGCTCTGCGTGCCGGTGTCCCGGTTCAGGATATCGAGATGTGGCAGTTCCACCCGACCGGTATCGCCGGTGCCGGCGTGCTGGTGACCGAGGGTTGCCGCGGTGAAGGTGGCTACCTGATCAACAAGCATGGCGAGCGCTTCATGGAGCGTTACGCGCCGAACGCGAAGGACCTGGCCGGTCGCGACGTCGTTGCACGTTCGATGGTCAAGGAAATCCTGGCGGGCAACGGTTGCGGTCCGGATGGCGATCACGTGATGCTGAAGCTGGATCACCTGGGCGAAGAAGTGCTGCACAGCCGTTTGCCTGGTATCTGCGAGCTGTCGAAGACCTTCGCTCACGTCGATCCGGTCGTCGCACCGGTGCCGGTTGTTCCGACCTGCCACTACATGATGGGTGGTATCGCCACCAACATCCATGGTCAGGCGATTACTCAGGACGCCAACGGCAACGACAAGATCATCGATGGTCTGTTCGCTGTGGGCGAAGTGGCCTGCGTATCCGTACATGGTGCCAACCGTCTGGGCGGCAACTCGCTGCTCGACCTCGTTGTGTTCGGCCGCGCTGCCGGTCTGCACCTGGAGAAGGCGCTGAAGGAAGGTATCGAGCATCGCGGTGCCAGCGAAACCGATCTGGATGTTGCGCTGGGGCGTCTGGCTGGTATCAACGAGCGCAGCACCGGCGAAGACGTTGCTCCGCTGCGCAAGGAGCTGCAGAGCTGCATGCAGAACTACTTCGGTGTATTCCGTACTGGCGAATACATGCAGAAGGGCATCGCTCAGCTGGTGGATCTGCGTCAGCGTATCGCCAACGTCAAGATCTCGGACAAGAGCCAGGCGTTCAACACTGCGCGCATCGAGGCGCTTGAGTTGCAGAACCTTCTGGAAGTCGCCGAGGCTACTGCAATTGCCGCGGAGCACCGCAAGGAATCCCGTGGCGCCCATGCTCGCGAAGATTTCGAAGAGCGTGATGACGAGAATTGGCTGTGCCACACCCTGTACTTCCCGGGTGACAAGCGCGTTGCCAAGCGTGCCGTGAACTTCGCTCCGAAGACCGTTCCGGCATTCGAGCCCAAGGTTCGGACTTATTGA
- a CDS encoding succinate dehydrogenase iron-sulfur subunit yields MLQVSVYRYNPDQDEKPFMQDFQVNTEGKDLMVLDVLALIKEQDQGFSYRRSCREGVCGSDGMNINGKNGLACITPLSSVVKGNKLVIRPLPGLPVIRDLVVDMSIFYKQYEKVRPYLMNDTPPPAIERLQSPEDREKLDGLYECILCACCSTSCPSFWWNPDKFLGPAASLQAYRFLADSRDTETENRLAGLDDPFSVFRCRGIMNCVDVCPKGLNPTKAIGHIRNMLLQSGT; encoded by the coding sequence ATGTTGCAAGTGAGTGTTTATCGCTACAACCCCGATCAGGACGAAAAGCCGTTCATGCAGGACTTCCAGGTCAATACCGAAGGTAAAGACCTGATGGTTCTGGACGTCTTGGCTCTGATCAAGGAACAGGACCAGGGTTTCTCCTATCGTCGCTCCTGCCGCGAAGGCGTGTGCGGTTCCGACGGGATGAATATCAATGGCAAGAACGGTCTGGCTTGCATCACCCCGCTGTCCTCCGTGGTCAAGGGCAACAAGCTGGTCATCCGTCCGCTGCCAGGTCTGCCGGTCATTCGTGACTTGGTCGTCGATATGAGCATCTTCTACAAGCAGTACGAGAAAGTGCGCCCGTATCTGATGAACGATACGCCGCCGCCGGCTATCGAACGACTGCAAAGTCCGGAAGATCGCGAGAAGCTGGACGGTCTGTACGAGTGCATTCTGTGCGCTTGTTGCTCGACCAGCTGCCCGTCGTTCTGGTGGAACCCTGACAAGTTCCTCGGTCCCGCTGCGTCGCTGCAGGCCTACCGTTTCCTGGCCGACAGTCGCGACACCGAAACCGAGAATCGTCTGGCCGGTCTGGACGATCCGTTCAGTGTGTTCCGCTGCCGCGGTATCATGAACTGCGTCGACGTTTGTCCGAAGGGATTGAACCCTACCAAGGCAATCGGTCACATACGCAACATGCTGCTGCAGAGCGGTACCTGA
- a CDS encoding 2-oxoglutarate dehydrogenase E1 component has protein sequence MQESVMQRMWDSAHLSGGNAAYVEELYELYLHDPNAVPEEWRTYFQKLPSGGSASADVSHSTIRDHFVLLAKNQRRAQPVSAGAVSSEHEKKQIEVLRLIQAYRVRGHQAAQLDPLGLQQRTAPADLAINNYGLTDADLDTVFRTGDLAMVNGQATLREIVNALQETYCRTIGAEYMHIVDSEQRSWFVQRLESVRGRPEFSPEIKSHLLERLTAAEGLEKYLGTKYPGTKRFGLEGGESLIPLLDEIIQRSGSYGTKEIVIGMAHRGRLNVLVNTFGKNPRDLFDEFEGKKVEGLSSGDVKYHQGFSSNVMTPGGEIHLAMAFNPSHLEIVSPVVEGSVRARQDRRNDPVGDKVLPVTIHGDAAFAGQGVVMETFQMSQTRAYRTGGTIRIVVNNQVGFTTNKQEDARSTEYATDVAKMIQAPIFHVNADDPEAVLFVTQLAVDYRMQFKRDIVIDLICYRRRGHNEADEPSGTQPLMYQKIAKQRTTRELYADSLIQSKVLDDERVQAKIDEYRTALDNGLHVVKSLVKEPNKELFVDWRPYLGHAWTARHDTSFDLKTLQDLSNKLLQTPEGFVVQRQVSKILEDRQKMGAGALAINWGYAETMAYATLLFEGHPVRISGQDVGRGTFSHRHAALHNQKDGSTYIPLQHLYEGQPRFDLYDSFLSEEAVLAFEYGYATTTPNALVVWEAQFGDFANGAQVVIDQFITSGEHKWGRLCGLTMLLPHGYEGQGPEHSSARLERYLQLCAEHNIQVCVPTTPAQVYHMLRRQAIRPLRKPLVALTPKSLLRHKLATSTLEELTQGSFQTVIPEIDPIDPAKVERVIMCSGKVYYDLLDKRRAEGRDDIAIVRIEQLYPFPEEDLAEALAPYQNVKHIIWCQEEPMNQGAWYCSQHHMRRVATAHKKELFLQYAGRDASAAPAVGYASMHAEQQEKLLQDAFTV, from the coding sequence ATGCAAGAAAGCGTAATGCAGCGCATGTGGGACAGTGCCCACCTATCCGGTGGTAACGCTGCCTATGTGGAAGAGCTTTATGAGCTCTACCTGCACGATCCCAACGCTGTGCCCGAAGAGTGGCGCACTTACTTCCAGAAGTTGCCCTCCGGTGGCAGCGCTTCAGCCGATGTATCGCATTCGACGATCCGCGACCACTTCGTCCTGCTGGCCAAGAACCAGCGCCGTGCTCAGCCTGTATCCGCAGGCGCTGTCAGCAGCGAGCATGAGAAGAAGCAGATTGAAGTCCTGCGCCTGATCCAGGCCTACCGAGTGCGCGGCCATCAGGCAGCACAGCTCGATCCGCTTGGCCTGCAGCAGCGCACCGCACCCGCCGATCTGGCGATCAACAATTACGGTCTGACCGACGCTGATCTCGACACCGTGTTCCGCACCGGTGACCTGGCCATGGTCAACGGCCAGGCCACTCTGCGCGAAATCGTCAACGCTCTGCAAGAAACCTATTGCCGCACCATCGGCGCGGAATACATGCACATCGTTGATTCCGAGCAGCGCAGCTGGTTCGTCCAGCGCTTGGAAAGCGTGCGTGGCCGTCCGGAGTTTTCGCCGGAAATCAAGAGTCATCTGCTCGAGCGTCTTACCGCTGCCGAAGGTCTGGAGAAGTACCTGGGTACCAAGTATCCGGGCACCAAGCGTTTCGGCCTGGAAGGTGGCGAGAGCCTGATTCCGCTGCTCGACGAGATCATCCAGCGCTCCGGCTCCTACGGCACCAAGGAAATCGTCATCGGCATGGCCCACCGCGGCCGTCTGAACGTGCTGGTCAACACCTTCGGCAAGAACCCGCGCGACCTGTTCGACGAGTTCGAAGGCAAGAAGGTCGAAGGCCTGAGCTCCGGTGACGTCAAGTATCACCAGGGTTTCTCTTCCAACGTGATGACCCCGGGCGGCGAGATCCACTTGGCTATGGCGTTCAACCCGTCGCACCTGGAGATCGTTTCTCCGGTGGTCGAGGGTTCCGTACGCGCCCGCCAGGATCGTCGCAACGACCCGGTTGGCGACAAGGTCCTGCCGGTCACCATCCACGGTGACGCAGCCTTCGCCGGTCAGGGTGTCGTGATGGAAACCTTCCAGATGTCGCAGACCCGTGCCTACCGCACTGGCGGCACCATCCGCATCGTGGTCAACAACCAGGTCGGCTTCACCACCAACAAGCAGGAAGATGCTCGCTCCACCGAGTATGCGACCGACGTGGCGAAGATGATCCAGGCGCCGATCTTCCACGTGAACGCTGACGATCCCGAGGCGGTGCTGTTTGTCACCCAGCTTGCCGTCGACTATCGGATGCAGTTCAAGCGCGACATCGTCATCGACCTGATCTGCTACCGCCGTCGCGGCCACAACGAAGCGGACGAGCCAAGCGGTACCCAGCCGCTGATGTATCAGAAGATCGCCAAGCAGCGCACCACCCGTGAGCTGTACGCCGACTCGCTGATTCAGTCCAAGGTACTGGACGACGAGCGTGTTCAGGCGAAGATCGACGAGTATCGGACTGCGCTGGACAACGGTCTGCACGTGGTCAAGAGCCTGGTCAAGGAGCCGAACAAGGAGCTGTTCGTCGACTGGCGCCCCTATCTGGGTCATGCCTGGACCGCACGTCACGACACCAGCTTCGATCTGAAGACCCTGCAGGACCTGTCCAACAAGCTGCTGCAGACGCCGGAAGGCTTCGTAGTGCAGCGCCAGGTTTCGAAGATCCTCGAGGACCGCCAGAAGATGGGCGCAGGCGCGCTTGCCATCAACTGGGGCTATGCCGAGACCATGGCCTACGCAACGCTGCTGTTCGAAGGCCACCCGGTACGTATTTCCGGCCAGGACGTGGGTCGCGGTACCTTCTCGCATCGCCACGCAGCGCTGCACAACCAGAAGGATGGCAGCACCTACATCCCGCTGCAGCACCTGTACGAAGGCCAGCCGCGTTTCGATCTGTACGACTCCTTCCTTTCCGAGGAAGCGGTTCTTGCGTTCGAATACGGTTACGCCACTACTACGCCGAACGCGCTGGTGGTGTGGGAAGCGCAGTTCGGCGACTTCGCCAACGGCGCCCAGGTGGTCATCGACCAGTTCATCACCAGCGGTGAGCACAAGTGGGGCCGTCTGTGCGGTCTGACCATGCTGCTGCCGCATGGCTATGAAGGGCAGGGGCCTGAGCACTCGTCCGCGCGTCTGGAGCGTTACCTGCAGCTGTGCGCCGAGCACAACATCCAGGTCTGCGTACCGACCACGCCGGCACAGGTCTACCACATGCTGCGTCGTCAGGCGATTCGCCCGCTGCGCAAGCCGCTGGTAGCACTGACGCCCAAGTCGCTGTTGCGCCACAAGCTGGCCACCTCGACCCTGGAAGAGCTGACTCAGGGCTCCTTCCAGACGGTGATTCCGGAGATCGATCCGATCGATCCGGCCAAGGTCGAGCGCGTCATCATGTGCAGCGGCAAGGTCTACTATGACCTGCTGGACAAGCGCCGTGCCGAAGGCCGTGACGATATCGCCATCGTCCGTATCGAGCAGCTTTATCCGTTCCCAGAGGAAGACCTCGCCGAGGCGCTCGCGCCGTATCAGAACGTCAAGCACATCATCTGGTGTCAGGAAGAGCCGATGAACCAGGGCGCCTGGTACTGCAGCCAGCACCACATGCGCCGTGTTGCGACCGCACACAAGAAGGAACTGTTCCTTCAGTATGCGGGTCGTGATGCATCGGCGGCACCGGCGGTCGGTTACGCCTCGATGCATGCCGAGCAGCAGGAAAAACTGCTGCAGGACGCGTTCACCGTTTAA
- the odhB gene encoding 2-oxoglutarate dehydrogenase complex dihydrolipoyllysine-residue succinyltransferase, with product MAIEIKAPTFPESVADGTVATWHKQPGDAVKRDELIVDIETDKVVMEVLAEADGVLTEIVKNEGDTVLSGELLGKLEAGAAAAAAPAQAAAPAPAPAAAAPAAAASAGGEEPILAPAARKLAEENGIDPNSIRGTGKDGRVTKEDVVAAVEAKKSAPAAAAKPAAPAAAAPIFAEGDRVEKRVPMTRLRAKVAERLVEAQSSMAMLTTFNEVNMKPIMELRAKYKDLFEKTHNGVRLGFMSFFVKAAVEALKRQPGVNASIDGNDIVYHGYQDIGVAVSSDRGLVVPVLRNAEHMSLAEIEGGINEFGKKAKAGKLTIEEMTGGTFTISNGGVFGSLLSTPIVNPPQTAILGMHKIQERPMAVNGQVVILPMMYLALSYDHRLIDGKEAVTFLVTMKDLLEDPARLLLDI from the coding sequence ATGGCTATCGAGATCAAAGCCCCTACATTCCCGGAATCGGTCGCCGACGGCACCGTTGCCACCTGGCACAAGCAGCCGGGCGACGCGGTTAAGCGTGATGAACTGATCGTCGACATCGAAACTGACAAGGTGGTCATGGAAGTACTGGCCGAAGCAGACGGCGTGCTGACCGAGATCGTCAAGAACGAAGGCGACACCGTGCTGAGCGGCGAGCTGCTCGGCAAGCTGGAAGCAGGCGCTGCTGCCGCCGCTGCACCCGCTCAAGCTGCCGCCCCGGCCCCGGCCCCGGCCGCTGCTGCTCCGGCAGCCGCTGCCAGCGCGGGTGGCGAAGAGCCGATCCTGGCCCCGGCGGCCCGCAAGCTGGCCGAAGAGAACGGTATTGATCCGAACAGCATCCGCGGTACCGGCAAGGACGGTCGCGTGACCAAGGAAGACGTCGTCGCCGCCGTCGAAGCCAAGAAGTCCGCTCCGGCTGCCGCTGCCAAGCCGGCCGCTCCTGCCGCTGCGGCTCCGATCTTCGCCGAGGGTGATCGCGTCGAGAAGCGCGTGCCGATGACCCGCCTGCGTGCCAAGGTCGCCGAGCGTCTGGTCGAAGCCCAGTCCTCCATGGCTATGCTGACTACGTTCAACGAAGTCAACATGAAGCCGATCATGGAACTGCGCGCCAAGTACAAGGACCTCTTCGAGAAGACCCATAACGGCGTGCGCCTGGGCTTCATGTCCTTCTTCGTCAAGGCTGCGGTGGAAGCGCTCAAGCGCCAGCCGGGCGTCAATGCCTCCATCGACGGCAACGACATCGTCTACCACGGTTATCAGGACATCGGCGTCGCCGTTTCCAGCGACCGCGGTCTGGTGGTGCCGGTCCTGCGTAACGCCGAGCACATGAGCCTGGCGGAGATCGAAGGCGGCATCAACGAGTTCGGCAAGAAGGCCAAGGCCGGCAAGCTGACCATCGAGGAAATGACTGGCGGTACCTTCACCATCTCCAACGGTGGTGTGTTCGGTTCCCTGCTGTCGACCCCGATCGTCAACCCGCCGCAGACTGCCATCCTCGGCATGCACAAGATTCAGGAACGTCCGATGGCCGTCAACGGTCAGGTGGTCATCCTGCCGATGATGTACCTGGCGCTGTCCTATGACCATCGCTTGATCGACGGCAAGGAAGCTGTGACCTTCCTGGTTACCATGAAGGACCTGCTGGAAGACCCGGCCCGTCTGCTGCTGGATATCTGA
- the lpdA gene encoding dihydrolipoyl dehydrogenase: MSQKFDVVVIGAGPGGYVAAIRAAQLGLKTACIEKYQGKDGKTALGGTCLNVGCIPSKALLDSSYKFHEAHESFKVHGISTGEVAMDVPTMVARKDQIVKNLTGGVSALLKANGVTVFEGHGKLLAGKQVEVTGLDGNVQTLAAENVILASGSTPVNIPPAPVDQKVIVDSTGALDFQSVPGKLGVIGAGVIGLELGSVWARLGAEVTVIEAMDKFLPAADEQISKEAFKVLSKQGLKILLGARLTGSEVKGDQVTVNFTSAEGEQQMTFDKLIVAVGRRPVTTDLLAADAGVDMDERGFIFVDDYCATSVPGVYAIGDVVRGAMLAHKASEEGVMVAERIAGHKTQMNYDLIPSVIYTHPEIAWVGKSEQALKAEGVEVNVGTFPFAASGRAMAANDTAGLVKVIADAKTDRVLGVHVMGPSAAELVQQGAIGMEFGTSAEDLGMMVFSHPTMSEALHEAALAVNGHAIHIANRKKR, translated from the coding sequence ATGAGCCAGAAATTCGACGTCGTCGTCATCGGTGCCGGCCCCGGCGGCTATGTTGCCGCTATTCGCGCAGCCCAGCTGGGTCTGAAGACCGCGTGTATCGAAAAGTACCAGGGCAAGGATGGCAAGACCGCTCTGGGCGGTACCTGCCTGAACGTAGGCTGCATTCCTTCCAAGGCTCTGCTGGACAGCTCCTACAAGTTCCATGAAGCCCACGAGAGCTTCAAGGTGCACGGCATCAGCACTGGCGAAGTGGCCATGGACGTTCCGACCATGGTCGCGCGCAAGGACCAGATCGTTAAGAACCTCACCGGTGGTGTATCGGCCCTGCTGAAAGCCAACGGCGTGACCGTCTTCGAAGGCCACGGCAAGCTGCTGGCCGGCAAGCAGGTCGAAGTTACCGGCCTGGACGGCAACGTACAGACTCTCGCTGCCGAGAACGTCATCCTGGCTTCGGGTTCCACCCCGGTGAACATCCCGCCGGCACCGGTTGATCAGAAGGTCATCGTCGACTCCACCGGCGCGCTGGACTTCCAGAGCGTGCCGGGCAAGCTGGGCGTCATCGGCGCCGGTGTGATCGGTCTGGAGCTGGGTTCGGTCTGGGCCCGTCTGGGCGCTGAGGTCACCGTCATCGAGGCCATGGACAAGTTCCTGCCGGCCGCTGACGAGCAGATCTCCAAGGAAGCCTTCAAGGTCCTGTCCAAGCAGGGTCTGAAGATTCTGCTGGGCGCGCGCCTGACTGGCTCGGAAGTGAAGGGCGATCAGGTGACTGTCAACTTCACCAGTGCCGAAGGCGAGCAGCAGATGACCTTCGACAAGCTGATCGTTGCGGTCGGCCGTCGTCCGGTCACCACCGATCTTCTGGCGGCCGATGCCGGCGTCGATATGGACGAGCGTGGTTTCATCTTCGTCGACGATTATTGCGCCACCAGCGTTCCGGGCGTATACGCCATCGGTGACGTGGTTCGCGGCGCCATGCTGGCGCACAAAGCGTCGGAAGAGGGCGTGATGGTTGCCGAGCGCATCGCTGGCCACAAGACCCAGATGAACTATGACCTGATTCCGTCGGTCATCTACACTCACCCGGAAATCGCATGGGTCGGCAAGTCCGAGCAGGCGCTCAAGGCCGAAGGCGTTGAAGTCAACGTCGGCACCTTCCCGTTCGCGGCCAGTGGCCGTGCCATGGCTGCCAACGACACCGCCGGCCTGGTCAAGGTCATCGCCGATGCCAAGACCGACCGCGTGTTGGGCGTGCATGTAATGGGCCCAAGCGCCGCCGAGCTGGTTCAGCAGGGCGCCATCGGCATGGAGTTCGGCACCAGTGCCGAAGACCTGGGCATGATGGTGTTCTCGCATCCGACCATGTCCGAAGCGCTGCATGAAGCGGCCCTGGCAGTGAATGGCCACGCCATCCACATCGCCAATCGCAAGAAGCGCTAA